The Cohnella abietis genome has a segment encoding these proteins:
- a CDS encoding Na(+)/H(+) antiporter subunit F1: MIFKTVLVIALCILVLAMLANLYRIIKGPSSADRVQALDSIGIILIASTAVFSVLLHTHAFFDLILLIGILSFIGTVAFARFIERGVVIERKR; this comes from the coding sequence ATGATATTTAAAACGGTGTTGGTCATAGCATTATGTATTTTAGTGCTGGCCATGCTAGCCAATTTATATCGGATTATTAAAGGCCCATCCAGTGCAGACCGCGTTCAAGCTTTGGATTCCATCGGTATTATTTTGATCGCCAGTACTGCCGTATTCTCCGTGCTGCTGCACACACATGCCTTTTTTGATCTCATATTGCTAATCGGGATTCTTTCATTTATCGGTACCGTTGCCTTTGCCAGATTTATTGAAAGAGGTGTTGTTATTGAACGTAAACGGTGA
- a CDS encoding Na+/H+ antiporter subunit G, with protein sequence MNVNGEIGEVVGAVLILIGAIFSLISAIGIVRLPDVYTRSHAASKSSTLGVLCALLGTLLYFLISDGFFSIRLVLGIFFVFLTAPVAAHVICRAAYRDQVPLADQSVQDELKDYYMENEIVEVEDKAEIVNYQTTRDKEALWIDQK encoded by the coding sequence TTGAACGTAAACGGTGAAATAGGTGAAGTAGTCGGGGCCGTCCTCATTCTCATAGGAGCCATATTTAGCTTGATCAGCGCGATCGGAATTGTGCGGTTACCCGATGTGTACACAAGATCTCATGCTGCATCCAAAAGCTCTACACTTGGCGTGCTGTGCGCGCTCCTTGGAACATTGCTGTATTTCTTAATATCTGACGGTTTCTTTAGTATTCGCCTCGTTTTGGGAATCTTCTTTGTATTTTTGACAGCTCCAGTGGCCGCCCATGTGATCTGTCGCGCCGCTTACCGCGATCAGGTGCCGTTAGCCGACCAGAGCGTCCAAGATGAGTTGAAGGACTATTATATGGAGAATGAAATCGTCGAGGTAGAAGATAAGGCCGAAATAGTTAATTATCAGACGACACGAGACAAGGAGGCACTATGGATAGATCAAAAGTGA